A part of Vicugna pacos chromosome 14, VicPac4, whole genome shotgun sequence genomic DNA contains:
- the POLR1D gene encoding DNA-directed RNA polymerases I and III subunit RPAC2 encodes MEEDQELERKISGLKTSMAEGERKTALEMVQAAGTDRHCVTFVLHEEDHTLGNSLRYMIMKNPEVEFCGYTTTHPSESKINLRIQTRGALPAVEPFQRGLTELMNVCQHVLDKFEASIKEYKDQKASRSESTF; translated from the coding sequence aAAAATATCTGGATTGAAGACCTCAATGGCTGAAGGCGAGAGGAAGACAGCCCTGGAAATGGTCCAGGCAGCTGGAACAGATAGACACTGTGTGACATTTGTATTGCACGAGGAGGACCATACCCTAGGAAACTCTCTTCGTTACATGATCATGAAGAACCCGGAAGTGGAATTTTGTGGTTACACCACAACCCATCCTTCAGAGAGCAAAATTAACTTGCGCATACAGACTCGAGGTGCCCTTCCAGCTGTTGAACCCTTTCAGAGAGGCCTGACTGAGCTCATGAATGTCTGCCAGCATGTGCTTGACAAGTTTGAGGCCAGCATAAAGGAGTATAAGGATCAGAAAGCAAGCAGAAGTGAATCCACATTCTAG
- the LOC116283275 gene encoding protein POLR1D-like isoform X1 yields the protein MEEDQELERKAIEELLKEAKRGKTRAETMGPMGWMKCPLAGTNKRFLINTIKNTLPSHKEQDHEQKEGSKEPARSQNQKEASRQKHRTHPYEQGAQTRGAARRSPPRKRGSPERGGKRPGKR from the exons GAAAGCAATAGAAGAACTTCTTAAAGAGGCAAAACGTGGGAAAACGAGGGCAGAAACAATGGGACCTATGGGCTG GATGAAGTGTCCTCTTGCTGGTACAAATAAAAGATTTCTAATTAACACAATTAAGAACACACTGCCCTCTCATAAGGAGCAAGACCACGAACAAAAAGAGGGCAGTAAGGAGCCCGCGAGAAGCCAGAACCAGAAGGAGGCGAGCCGGCAGAAGCACAGGACGCACCCCTACGAGCAGGGCGCGCAGACCCGGGGCGCCGCCCGCCGCTCGCCGCCGAGGAAGCGGGGCAGCCCGGAGCGCGGCGGGAAGCGGCCCGGCAAGCGGTGA
- the LOC116283275 gene encoding protein POLR1D-like isoform X2 — MGPMGWMKCPLAGTNKRFLINTIKNTLPSHKEQDHEQKEGSKEPARSQNQKEASRQKHRTHPYEQGAQTRGAARRSPPRKRGSPERGGKRPGKR; from the exons ATGGGACCTATGGGCTG GATGAAGTGTCCTCTTGCTGGTACAAATAAAAGATTTCTAATTAACACAATTAAGAACACACTGCCCTCTCATAAGGAGCAAGACCACGAACAAAAAGAGGGCAGTAAGGAGCCCGCGAGAAGCCAGAACCAGAAGGAGGCGAGCCGGCAGAAGCACAGGACGCACCCCTACGAGCAGGGCGCGCAGACCCGGGGCGCCGCCCGCCGCTCGCCGCCGAGGAAGCGGGGCAGCCCGGAGCGCGGCGGGAAGCGGCCCGGCAAGCGGTGA